AGTTCGGCACTCCAAACGACTGTGAGCTGATGTCAGCAGTTGACAGCTCAGTTTCAATGTCTCTAGGAGCACCACCATAGTTAGACAACAAATTTTGAAGATCTTTTGAAGAGTCATATCCCCTTAAAAGCATGGTATCAGGGGTTAGATCATCCAGATTAGTGTCAAATGGTAAACTGTTTCTTGGGTGTGATTGGGCATCCCCTTCCATGCAGAAGTTCGAAAGTGGCAAGTTCTGTTGGACATTTCCAGGATCAAGGCAGTAAGATGTTCCAGAAGAAGAAGCTTCCAGCTGATCGGTGAATGCCCCTTTATACTTCAACTGGTCAGGTCCTTTTAGATTGAGCAACTCATGTTTGTTCTGCATGTCAGGCTTACTGTGAAGATCCTGTAACAGATTACTAGTGGGCTCAACTATCAAACTCCCCCCTAATGGTGCCTGTAGTTGCTGATTTCTTTTCAGGAGGTTTGGAGGAGACACCTGGCAGTTATTAGTAGATGGAGAAGTTGAGCATGATGGGGCATCACCATCTGTTAGTGTAGAGGGAGCTCTGGTGGTGGTAAGTGATTTCTGTGTATTCTGGGATTGGCTCATAGGATTCTGTTGTGATTGCATAAGAGATGAAGAACTGAAGTTGTTGCTGTTGAGAAGCTTCTCTGTTGAACATACATTATTGGCAAGCTGTTGAGGCTGATGATGTGATACAGGTGGTGGCGGCAGTGGTAATTGCTGGTTTTGTTGGTGAGAATTTTGTTGTGGTAGGAGCTGAGACTGCAATAGTGGGGTGGACGTAGAAAGAATTTGCTGTTGTTGGTGCTGCAATTTCTGTAGCAACTGTAGGTGGAGTTGTTGCTCTGAGGAATTTTGCTGTAACATTTGAGTAGCAGGCGGTTGTTGTTGTGATGCAATCTGTGGCAGGTTTTGTTGCAACAACTGCAGTGGAGATTGTTGCAATTGCgtctgttgttgttgctgttgtctCAGTAAGAGGTTAGCTTGCTGGTCTAACTGTTGCTGGAATTGCGAGTCATGTGGTAAGGATGTCAATGGGAACGTATTCTTACTAGCCGACTGGATACCTTGCTGGGTTTGGATACCTCCTGAGAGTAATTGTTGCTGCTGAAGCTGACCATATGCCATTGGTGGTTGTACAAACTGACCTGTAATCTGGTTAGAAGAAACTACCCCATTATTCATAAGAGTAGGATGCTGACTTGGCTGTTGCGGTTTCTGGGGCTGCTGTCCTAGCTGTTGAGGCATTTGCTGAAGCAATGGCAGGTTTTGTGGCTCAGGCAGCTGCTGTTGCCTCTGCTGCTGGAGATGGTTCATTGGTATTTGCAACAATGACTGTagttgctgctgctgctgttgctgcagctgttgttgttgctgcagctgctgctgttgctgctgctgttgctgcaactgttgctgttgttgcaactgttgctgttgttgctgcaACTGTTGCTGCTGAGGCCATGACACTTGGGACTGTTGCAACTGGTTGATTTGATTTGGCAGATTGGGTTTGTTTAATTGAAGAGTTGGGGAAGAGAGAACAGGAGGTTGAAAGCTCAATAATTTGGATGGGTCTTCGGTGCCAAGGTTACCCTGAAGAGTATTAGATGGAAACATGGATGGGAAACATCCTGATTGAGCAGCTGAGAGTTGATTATTCGGTTGCATGCTCATCCACTGAACTAAACTAAAACCAGGAAAGATTGAACTTGAGGCATCCTTCAGGCCAAACTCCTCTCCATGCCAGGGCATACCTCTCTTGAAAGCATTTTCCATATCCGACTCCTCTTCTGTAAAATCAATTGCAAAGATGGGAATAAGAACGAAATGCAGGTTTTATGAGTGATACTATTGAAAAAGGATATTACGAAAGAGACTGTACATTCAGAACAGAAGTAAGCCCGACTCTATGAACAGTAAACTACCAAGATACTAAGCAACAATTCACTAACACAGTCATTGCCAGCTTTTTTACAGAAAATTACTGCTAAAATGATACTTTTGTTAATGTgaagatgaaaataattaaattaaggaaAGTTTCTCTGAATGTAATGAATGAACCAGAGAAACAAACAAGGAAGGAATTCTTTAAAGGAAAGCTGAAACTAGTTGCTACCTGGCATTCCTGGTTGCCTGGGGAACTTGGGCCTAAAAAATGGAGGTGGACAAATATAGAAAGGAGTAACAACTGGTTCAATTTCCCAAATTGAAACTCTACTGGGGCGCTCACCAGCTGTTGATTCATCCCATCCAACCTATAAATAATTCAAAGCATCACTATCTCATTAAGCCAATGAAGAGGTTTGCATAATGGATGTTATAAGGCACTTAACCAATtccacaaaataaataacaatgttATACAAACATTTTAACAATACCTGAATGTTTCGCCATTGTGAGTTTTTCCATCGGACAGGATCCAAGTCGCTGATCCCAGTTATTGTCCCCATATATCTGCGTACTCCAGATTCCTCAGTTTCAAACATCATTCTAAATCTCATTCCAAGAGAAACTTGAGTGTACATGGCTTTGTTGTACTTGGCCAGTGGAACAACAAATTCAGAGGGGCTAGCCCTGTCAAATTTAGAGGACCGTTATTCAATGGATGCATTCCATGCCATGTTATGACATGACAACACACATGCCAAATAGTACCTTGGATTGTAAAATATAGTAAAAGGGCTGTTGTTTGCAGCAGCATGAGCAGCAGCAGCAAGGATGCCAATATGCATGCTGTCACTGGATATTACTGATGAAGAGAGTGCCGGTTGCTGTCTGTTAGCACGCCTTATACCTAAAAGAAGATGCTTCTTTTCATCTCTAAACATAAACCCAAAAAATTTCCTCAGCGACAAGGGTCAAAAATATTCCAGAAATGTCTgtgcaaaacaaaatatatatttaacctgATAAAAAGAACAGAATCTCCTGCAAGCAGTCTTTTTGTGCTGACAAATACACTCCAACCAGTAGTTAATAGATGCCTCTTTGGTTGTCCTGTAGCCCATGTGCAACCAAGTTTAGCAATTAGCATTCAAACTCTGTAAAAATCAATTACACACTTTCTATGTTCACAATAAGGCAAAACCACATATTAAGAAGGTTTTCtagtttaaacaaaattatttgcaccAGTAAAGCGATAATATAAGCCATAGCAGTTTAGTTTACAAAGCACTAGATTTCAATGGTGACATATATTTAAGAAAGATGGCAATAAGTATAAAACATGTCACATGGATAATACCTCTATAAATATGTCTAAATGGCCATGTATTATCATGCAAATCCTTGGCTACAAGCTCCTGAGCTGGAGGCTGCATTGAATAGTCCTATCAAACAAACACAGTTATGGTCAGCATGCAAACTTCTTCTGATTATTATAGCTCTAGCTCCAAAGAATAAACAGAAAACGGAAATGTCATGCACGTACCAAAGTCGGGAATATTTTCTCAGCTGCTCTACGTGGCACAGAAAATCCACCATGAGTGCTGGTGTCACTAGCTGTAAGTGTTTTGCAGAAGAACTCAGTAGGTTGACGGTTTTGTTTGAGACCCATGTCTGATGCCAGTATTGCTTCTTTCTCATACTGTAAGAGCCAGCCAattcaaacaatatttattgGGAACTAAATCCCACATGCAATAAACAAAGATTGAAGAGTTAAACATACTTTGTTTACAGGTTGAAGAGTCATCTGTGCATAGACCTCATCAGTTTCAGGATCAGCCTGGAAAAAATACACAACAAAACCATATAATGTATTAAATCAGACAAACTAACATTGTCTCGAATCAGTAAGTCACATGTGGGAAGTTCACGTACATGCAACGCCACATTGTGAAGCATGCAAATCAACTTGGAGGGAAGGTTAGGGTAACTGGGAATGAATTCAGTCTCCTTTTGCATGGAAGCTGCAACCTGCAAGTTACAGTATCACAAAGAACGTAAATCAGAAATCAAAATACAGAAATACAAAGCTCGTAGAATAGAAGCATGGTATATGAAGTATACTTGTTCGCTGTGTCCTTGGGGGAAGTACACCACAAGACTTCCAACAGGAGGCAAAGACACCAAAGGTCCAGCACAAGCATGCCATAACTCTGAATTGATCGTCTTCCTTTCCCCTGctaacaaaacaaataaacctTTTAACAGACATTTTTATAActctttgttttcttaaatgccttttttttttgtctgaaACAGAGAAAAATACTGAAATTGTTGAATCCATTTATGTACAATTTCTTCAAGCCTGCTATTGAACAAGAGATGCAGATTTGAAAAGGATgtattattatagaataaagaaatacaaaattctttaataatcaatatttctgAAGAGGCAGCAGCTTTAACATGTATTTACAATTGCCAAAAAGCAGTTTTAGTGCAAAAAGCAAAGGAACAGATCTTGCATATTCCTCTCGTGAGAATATACAGAGaaggtaaataaataaaattgaaaacccttttcttttcttaaatattttattacacaGGAATCATATTCTCTCTGAAAACTGTCACGCAAACATATTCACCGTTTCTCTACTTGTAATGAAACTGCAGAAGCAACAAGTGACTCTTTTGCTCGATTTTTGCCGTGTTATTACTAAACCTAATAACAAACCAAACTAAGTAAACAACTCTATAAAGCTAAAGGATACACAGCAAGATGAAAACGGTTCTCTTCATTTTTCAGGAGAAAAAAATGGTCAGTTAATTATTGCATATGTAATAAAACCATTTGACAGTCACCCAACTTTTGAACTGAAATGCCCATACATATTTCATCTAAAATGCCATTTGTTTAGTTTAACAGCACAGAAGTagtattttcaaagaaaaaaaaatcatccttGGAGCCTCTGAAGAGGATTATGCTTAATGAATCATAAAATAGGAAAACACAAGCagag
This genomic stretch from Vigna radiata var. radiata cultivar VC1973A chromosome 7, Vradiata_ver6, whole genome shotgun sequence harbors:
- the LOC106768179 gene encoding auxin response factor 19 isoform X1, which encodes MKVPSNGFLPNSGEAGERKTINSELWHACAGPLVSLPPVGSLVVYFPQGHSEQVAASMQKETEFIPSYPNLPSKLICMLHNVALHADPETDEVYAQMTLQPVNKYEKEAILASDMGLKQNRQPTEFFCKTLTASDTSTHGGFSVPRRAAEKIFPTLDYSMQPPAQELVAKDLHDNTWPFRHIYRGQPKRHLLTTGWSVFVSTKRLLAGDSVLFIRDEKKHLLLGIRRANRQQPALSSSVISSDSMHIGILAAAAHAAANNSPFTIFYNPRASPSEFVVPLAKYNKAMYTQVSLGMRFRMMFETEESGVRRYMGTITGISDLDPVRWKNSQWRNIQVGWDESTAGERPSRVSIWEIEPVVTPFYICPPPFFRPKFPRQPGMPEEESDMENAFKRGMPWHGEEFGLKDASSSIFPGFSLVQWMSMQPNNQLSAAQSGCFPSMFPSNTLQGNLGTEDPSKLLSFQPPVLSSPTLQLNKPNLPNQINQLQQSQVSWPQQQQLQQQQQQLQQQQQLQQQQQQQQQLQQQQQLQQQQQQQLQSLLQIPMNHLQQQRQQQLPEPQNLPLLQQMPQQLGQQPQKPQQPSQHPTLMNNGVVSSNQITGQFVQPPMAYGQLQQQQLLSGGIQTQQGIQSASKNTFPLTSLPHDSQFQQQLDQQANLLLRQQQQQQTQLQQSPLQLLQQNLPQIASQQQPPATQMLQQNSSEQQLHLQLLQKLQHQQQQILSTSTPLLQSQLLPQQNSHQQNQQLPLPPPPVSHHQPQQLANNVCSTEKLLNSNNFSSSSLMQSQQNPMSQSQNTQKSLTTTRAPSTLTDGDAPSCSTSPSTNNCQVSPPNLLKRNQQLQAPLGGSLIVEPTSNLLQDLHSKPDMQNKHELLNLKGPDQLKYKGAFTDQLEASSSGTSYCLDPGNVQQNLPLSNFCMEGDAQSHPRNSLPFDTNLDDLTPDTMLLRGYDSSKDLQNLLSNYGGAPRDIETELSTADISSQSFGVPNLPFKPGCSSDVVINETGVLNNSGLRGNQPPRMRTYTKVQKRGSVGRCIDVTRYRGYDELRHDLAKMFGIEGQLDPQRTDWKLVYVDHENDILLVGDDPWDEFVSCVQSIKILSHSEVQQMSLDGDLGGNVPIPNQACSGTDSGNAWRGQYEDNSAASFNRYSRIAS
- the LOC106768179 gene encoding auxin response factor 19 isoform X2 — translated: MKVPSNGFLPNSGEGERKTINSELWHACAGPLVSLPPVGSLVVYFPQGHSEQVAASMQKETEFIPSYPNLPSKLICMLHNVALHADPETDEVYAQMTLQPVNKYEKEAILASDMGLKQNRQPTEFFCKTLTASDTSTHGGFSVPRRAAEKIFPTLDYSMQPPAQELVAKDLHDNTWPFRHIYRGQPKRHLLTTGWSVFVSTKRLLAGDSVLFIRDEKKHLLLGIRRANRQQPALSSSVISSDSMHIGILAAAAHAAANNSPFTIFYNPRASPSEFVVPLAKYNKAMYTQVSLGMRFRMMFETEESGVRRYMGTITGISDLDPVRWKNSQWRNIQVGWDESTAGERPSRVSIWEIEPVVTPFYICPPPFFRPKFPRQPGMPEEESDMENAFKRGMPWHGEEFGLKDASSSIFPGFSLVQWMSMQPNNQLSAAQSGCFPSMFPSNTLQGNLGTEDPSKLLSFQPPVLSSPTLQLNKPNLPNQINQLQQSQVSWPQQQQLQQQQQQLQQQQQLQQQQQQQQQLQQQQQLQQQQQQQLQSLLQIPMNHLQQQRQQQLPEPQNLPLLQQMPQQLGQQPQKPQQPSQHPTLMNNGVVSSNQITGQFVQPPMAYGQLQQQQLLSGGIQTQQGIQSASKNTFPLTSLPHDSQFQQQLDQQANLLLRQQQQQQTQLQQSPLQLLQQNLPQIASQQQPPATQMLQQNSSEQQLHLQLLQKLQHQQQQILSTSTPLLQSQLLPQQNSHQQNQQLPLPPPPVSHHQPQQLANNVCSTEKLLNSNNFSSSSLMQSQQNPMSQSQNTQKSLTTTRAPSTLTDGDAPSCSTSPSTNNCQVSPPNLLKRNQQLQAPLGGSLIVEPTSNLLQDLHSKPDMQNKHELLNLKGPDQLKYKGAFTDQLEASSSGTSYCLDPGNVQQNLPLSNFCMEGDAQSHPRNSLPFDTNLDDLTPDTMLLRGYDSSKDLQNLLSNYGGAPRDIETELSTADISSQSFGVPNLPFKPGCSSDVVINETGVLNNSGLRGNQPPRMRTYTKVQKRGSVGRCIDVTRYRGYDELRHDLAKMFGIEGQLDPQRTDWKLVYVDHENDILLVGDDPWDEFVSCVQSIKILSHSEVQQMSLDGDLGGNVPIPNQACSGTDSGNAWRGQYEDNSAASFNRYSRIAS
- the LOC106768179 gene encoding auxin response factor 19 isoform X3 — encoded protein: MKVPSNGFLPNSGEAGERKTINSELWHACAGPLVSLPPVGSLVVYFPQGHSEQVAASMQKETEFIPSYPNLPSKLICMLHNVALHADPETDEVYAQMTLQPVNKYEKEAILASDMGLKQNRQPTEFFCKTLTASDTSTHGGFSVPRRAAEKIFPTLDYSMQPPAQELVAKDLHDNTWPFRHIYRGQPKRHLLTTGWSVFVSTKRLLAGDSVLFIRDEKKHLLLGIRRANRQQPALSSSVISSDSMHIGILAAAAHAAANNSPFTIFYNPRASPSEFVVPLAKYNKAMYTQVSLGMRFRMMFETEESGVRRYMGTITGISDLDPVRWKNSQWRNIQVGWDESTAGERPSRVSIWEIEPVVTPFYICPPPFFRPKFPRQPGMPEEESDMENAFKRGMPWHGEEFGLKDASSSIFPGFSLVQWMSMQPNNQLSAAQSGCFPSMFPSNTLQGNLGTEDPSKLLSFQPPVLSSPTLQLNKPNLPNQINQLQQSQVSWPQQQQLQQQQQQLQQQQQLQQQQQQQQQLQQQQQLQQQQQQQLQSLLQIPMNHLQQQRQQQLPEPQNLPLLQQMPQQLGQQPQKPQQPSQHPTLMNNGVVSSNQITGQFVQPPMAYGQLQQQQLLSGGIQTQQGIQSASKNTFPLTSLPHDSQFQQQLDQQANLLLRQQQQQQTQLQQSPLQLLQQNLPQIASQQQPPATQMLQQNSSEQQLHLQLLQKLQHQQQQILSTSTPLLQSQLLPQQNSHQQNQQLPLPPPPVSHHQPQQLANNVCSTEKLLNSNNFSSSSLMQSQQNPMSQSQNTQKSLTTTRAPSTLTDGDAPSCSTSPSTNNCQVSPPNLLKRNQQLQAPLGGSLIVEPTSNLLQDLHSKPDMQNKHELLNLKGPDQLKYKGAFTDQLEASSSGTSYCLDPGNVQQNLPLSNFCMEGDAQSHPRNSLPFDTNLDDLTPDTMLLRGYDSSKDLQNLLSNYGGAPRDIETELSTADISSQSFGVPNLPFKPGCSSDVVINETGVLNNSGLRGNQPPRMRTYTKVQKRGSVGRCIDVTRYRGYDELRHDLAKMFGIEGQLDPQRTDWKLVYVDHENDILLVGDDPWDEFVSCVQSIKILSHSEVQQMSLDGDLGGNVPIPNQACSGTDSGNAWRGQYEDNSAASFNR
- the LOC106768179 gene encoding auxin response factor 19 isoform X4; translation: MKVPSNGFLPNSGEGERKTINSELWHACAGPLVSLPPVGSLVVYFPQGHSEQVAASMQKETEFIPSYPNLPSKLICMLHNVALHADPETDEVYAQMTLQPVNKYEKEAILASDMGLKQNRQPTEFFCKTLTASDTSTHGGFSVPRRAAEKIFPTLDYSMQPPAQELVAKDLHDNTWPFRHIYRGQPKRHLLTTGWSVFVSTKRLLAGDSVLFIRDEKKHLLLGIRRANRQQPALSSSVISSDSMHIGILAAAAHAAANNSPFTIFYNPRASPSEFVVPLAKYNKAMYTQVSLGMRFRMMFETEESGVRRYMGTITGISDLDPVRWKNSQWRNIQVGWDESTAGERPSRVSIWEIEPVVTPFYICPPPFFRPKFPRQPGMPEEESDMENAFKRGMPWHGEEFGLKDASSSIFPGFSLVQWMSMQPNNQLSAAQSGCFPSMFPSNTLQGNLGTEDPSKLLSFQPPVLSSPTLQLNKPNLPNQINQLQQSQVSWPQQQQLQQQQQQLQQQQQLQQQQQQQQQLQQQQQLQQQQQQQLQSLLQIPMNHLQQQRQQQLPEPQNLPLLQQMPQQLGQQPQKPQQPSQHPTLMNNGVVSSNQITGQFVQPPMAYGQLQQQQLLSGGIQTQQGIQSASKNTFPLTSLPHDSQFQQQLDQQANLLLRQQQQQQTQLQQSPLQLLQQNLPQIASQQQPPATQMLQQNSSEQQLHLQLLQKLQHQQQQILSTSTPLLQSQLLPQQNSHQQNQQLPLPPPPVSHHQPQQLANNVCSTEKLLNSNNFSSSSLMQSQQNPMSQSQNTQKSLTTTRAPSTLTDGDAPSCSTSPSTNNCQVSPPNLLKRNQQLQAPLGGSLIVEPTSNLLQDLHSKPDMQNKHELLNLKGPDQLKYKGAFTDQLEASSSGTSYCLDPGNVQQNLPLSNFCMEGDAQSHPRNSLPFDTNLDDLTPDTMLLRGYDSSKDLQNLLSNYGGAPRDIETELSTADISSQSFGVPNLPFKPGCSSDVVINETGVLNNSGLRGNQPPRMRTYTKVQKRGSVGRCIDVTRYRGYDELRHDLAKMFGIEGQLDPQRTDWKLVYVDHENDILLVGDDPWDEFVSCVQSIKILSHSEVQQMSLDGDLGGNVPIPNQACSGTDSGNAWRGQYEDNSAASFNR
- the LOC106768179 gene encoding auxin response factor 19 isoform X5, with the protein product MKVPSNGFLPNSGEAGERKTINSELWHACAGPLVSLPPVGSLVVYFPQGHSEQVAASMQKETEFIPSYPNLPSKLICMLHNVALHADPETDEVYAQMTLQPVNKYEKEAILASDMGLKQNRQPTEFFCKTLTASDTSTHGGFSVPRRAAEKIFPTLDYSMQPPAQELVAKDLHDNTWPFRHIYRGQPKRHLLTTGWSVFVSTKRLLAGDSVLFIRDEKKHLLLGIRRANRQQPALSSSVISSDSMHIGILAAAAHAAANNSPFTIFYNPRASPSEFVVPLAKYNKAMYTQVSLGMRFRMMFETEESGVRRYMGTITGISDLDPVRWKNSQWRNIQVGWDESTAGERPSRVSIWEIEPVVTPFYICPPPFFRPKFPRQPGMPEEESDMENAFKRGMPWHGEEFGLKDASSSIFPGFSLVQWMSMQPNNQLSAAQSGCFPSMFPSNTLQGNLGTEDPSKLLSFQPPVLSSPTLQLNKPNLPNQINQLQQSQVSWPQQQQLQQQQQQLQQQQQLQQQQQLQQQQQQQLQSLLQIPMNHLQQQRQQQLPEPQNLPLLQQMPQQLGQQPQKPQQPSQHPTLMNNGVVSSNQITGQFVQPPMAYGQLQQQQLLSGGIQTQQGIQSASKNTFPLTSLPHDSQFQQQLDQQANLLLRQQQQQQTQLQQSPLQLLQQNLPQIASQQQPPATQMLQQNSSEQQLHLQLLQKLQHQQQQILSTSTPLLQSQLLPQQNSHQQNQQLPLPPPPVSHHQPQQLANNVCSTEKLLNSNNFSSSSLMQSQQNPMSQSQNTQKSLTTTRAPSTLTDGDAPSCSTSPSTNNCQVSPPNLLKRNQQLQAPLGGSLIVEPTSNLLQDLHSKPDMQNKHELLNLKGPDQLKYKGAFTDQLEASSSGTSYCLDPGNVQQNLPLSNFCMEGDAQSHPRNSLPFDTNLDDLTPDTMLLRGYDSSKDLQNLLSNYGGAPRDIETELSTADISSQSFGVPNLPFKPGCSSDVVINETGVLNNSGLRGNQPPRMRTYTKVQKRGSVGRCIDVTRYRGYDELRHDLAKMFGIEGQLDPQRTDWKLVYVDHENDILLVGDDPWDEFVSCVQSIKILSHSEVQQMSLDGDLGGNVPIPNQACSGTDSGNAWRGQYEDNSAASFNRYSRIAS